The following proteins come from a genomic window of Nitrospirota bacterium:
- a CDS encoding Smr/MutS family protein gives MEEYPEHEHAEPVELPVDGTLDLHTFHPREVKDLLPDYLNACREKGILDVRIIHGKGTGMLRETVHAILTRLPWVVSFGLAGHEAGGWGATIVKLRPRD, from the coding sequence ATGGAAGAATACCCTGAACACGAGCATGCAGAGCCGGTTGAACTCCCGGTCGACGGGACGCTGGACCTCCACACCTTTCACCCCCGCGAGGTGAAAGACCTGCTCCCTGACTACCTTAATGCCTGCAGGGAGAAAGGAATCCTCGATGTTCGTATCATTCACGGTAAAGGCACTGGCATGCTCAGGGAAACCGTCCACGCAATCCTCACACGTTTGCCGTGGGTCGTTTCGTTCGGACTGGCCGGCCACGAGGCCGGGGGCTGGGGGGCGACAATCGTGAAACTGAGGCCGAGAGATTAA
- a CDS encoding nitroreductase — MDAIECIMTRMSIRKFKPDVIPVEIIKKVIDTAKWSPSYKNSQPWEVIIISGEKKEQLSGHLVGLLESDTPSCPDLPEPQAWPPDIEARIHALMKKRSELTGKDLNDPDVRRKAKIANFRFYGAPHGMFLFQDSSLTPWSLFDIGLFAQNIMLAAHAYGLGTVPQAFLTDYARQVKEFLKIPEAKRLVLGISLGYPDWESPVNSSRTDRVSTDEIARFIG, encoded by the coding sequence ATGGACGCAATCGAATGCATCATGACAAGAATGAGTATAAGAAAATTCAAGCCTGACGTCATACCTGTGGAGATTATCAAAAAGGTCATCGACACGGCGAAATGGAGTCCTTCATACAAAAACAGCCAGCCGTGGGAGGTCATTATTATTTCGGGAGAGAAAAAAGAGCAGTTATCCGGCCACCTCGTGGGTCTTCTGGAAAGCGATACGCCGTCATGCCCTGATCTTCCTGAACCGCAGGCATGGCCCCCTGACATAGAGGCGAGGATACATGCGCTCATGAAAAAGAGAAGTGAACTCACGGGAAAGGATCTGAACGACCCTGATGTGAGAAGAAAGGCAAAAATTGCAAATTTCAGATTCTACGGAGCGCCTCACGGCATGTTTCTCTTCCAGGACTCTTCGCTCACACCCTGGTCCCTTTTTGATATCGGCCTTTTTGCGCAAAACATCATGCTGGCAGCACATGCGTATGGCCTCGGGACAGTCCCCCAGGCATTTCTTACCGATTATGCCCGGCAGGTGAAGGAGTTCCTGAAGATACCTGAAGCAAAGAGGCTGGTGCTCGGCATATCCCTCGGCTATCCCGATTGGGAATCTCCGGTGAACAGTTCCAGGACGGACAGGGTGAGCACTGATGAGATAGCACGATTCATCGGATAA
- the phoU gene encoding phosphate signaling complex protein PhoU gives MAIFDNELKELRENVLKLGCMVENAIRDSVKALVERDSELAREVIKYDHLVNALDVKIDEECVRLIALRQPMARDLRLITTAMKITTDLERMGDMAVNIAERAIELNQEPQLKPFVNIPKMAEITQQMVRDALDSFVTGCSRLPYEVIKRDDEVDDLTVRNFEELLALMIQDPKIIPLAIKRTYIAKYLERIADHATNIAEMIIYMCKGKMIRHTEISDP, from the coding sequence ATGGCTATTTTTGATAATGAGTTGAAGGAACTCCGCGAAAATGTCCTGAAGCTCGGATGCATGGTCGAGAATGCCATCCGGGATTCTGTAAAAGCCCTTGTGGAGAGAGACAGTGAACTCGCCAGGGAGGTGATTAAGTATGACCATCTGGTCAATGCCCTTGATGTCAAAATAGACGAGGAGTGCGTGCGCCTGATCGCCCTCAGGCAGCCAATGGCACGGGACCTGCGGCTTATCACCACTGCCATGAAAATTACGACAGACCTTGAACGGATGGGGGATATGGCGGTAAATATCGCGGAAAGGGCGATCGAACTGAATCAGGAACCCCAGCTGAAACCGTTTGTCAACATTCCCAAGATGGCAGAAATTACCCAGCAGATGGTGAGGGATGCGCTCGATTCGTTTGTGACAGGGTGTTCGCGTCTGCCCTATGAAGTAATCAAGAGGGACGATGAAGTGGACGATCTCACCGTCAGGAATTTTGAAGAACTCCTCGCCTTAATGATTCAGGACCCGAAGATCATTCCCCTGGCAATCAAGAGGACATATATCGCGAAGTACCTCGAGCGGATTGCCGATCATGCAACAAATATCGCGGAGATGATCATTTACATGTGCAAGGGGAAGATGATCAGGCATACGGAGATTTCAGACCCCTGA
- the pstC gene encoding phosphate ABC transporter permease subunit PstC — translation MKWQTKEKTVELIVSTVGLASVIILLLIGFFLFREAFYIFYKAGVAKVIFGSEWYPTYDPPSFGMFPLIMGTVTVTVLTAVMAIPLGLATAVYIAEVANHRVKEILKPLIEMLASFPSVVLGFFGMVIIAPILSNWLSPMLSETLPELLRSTGIPFLSTTLADFCYDKLFIASGLNISTAALMLMVRAVPVIASIAEDALTAVPRTYREASYSLGADKWETIWKVVIPASVSGLSVAVILGIGTIVGETMIVLMVAGGAAVVPHWFFDPARPMPSAIAAEMAEAPYQSLHYHALFGVGALLFLFTFVLSLISDFISRKYRAVRIGEKV, via the coding sequence ATGAAATGGCAGACAAAGGAAAAGACGGTTGAGCTGATCGTAAGCACAGTCGGTCTTGCCTCGGTCATCATCCTTCTCCTGATAGGGTTCTTCCTCTTCAGGGAGGCCTTTTATATTTTTTATAAAGCAGGCGTTGCGAAGGTGATATTCGGCAGCGAATGGTATCCCACCTATGACCCGCCGAGCTTTGGCATGTTTCCCCTCATCATGGGAACTGTGACTGTAACTGTGCTTACCGCGGTTATGGCGATTCCTCTGGGACTGGCGACGGCGGTCTACATCGCCGAAGTGGCCAATCACCGGGTCAAGGAAATTCTGAAACCCCTTATCGAAATGCTCGCGAGCTTTCCCTCAGTGGTGCTCGGGTTCTTCGGCATGGTGATTATCGCTCCGATACTTTCCAACTGGCTCTCCCCGATGCTTTCGGAAACGCTTCCGGAACTGCTGAGAAGCACCGGTATTCCCTTTCTGTCCACAACCCTGGCGGACTTCTGCTATGACAAGCTGTTCATCGCTTCGGGACTGAATATTTCCACCGCCGCGCTGATGCTCATGGTCAGGGCCGTGCCGGTTATCGCAAGCATTGCAGAAGATGCTCTGACCGCGGTTCCCCGCACCTACAGGGAGGCTTCCTATTCTCTGGGGGCAGACAAGTGGGAAACCATCTGGAAAGTGGTCATTCCCGCTTCTGTATCGGGACTGAGCGTCGCGGTAATTCTTGGCATCGGCACGATAGTTGGCGAGACCATGATCGTACTGATGGTAGCGGGTGGAGCGGCGGTCGTGCCTCACTGGTTTTTTGACCCTGCCCGGCCGATGCCTTCGGCAATCGCGGCTGAAATGGCCGAGGCACCGTATCAAAGTCTCCATTATCATGCGCTTTTCGGGGTGGGTGCGCTCCTCTTCCTGTTCACTTTTGTCCTCAGCCTCATTTCTGATTTCATTTCCAGGAAGTACCGGGCCGTGCGAATCGGGGAAAAGGTATGA
- a CDS encoding secondary thiamine-phosphate synthase enzyme YjbQ: MIATDTISLQTKGFSDILDISGPVTKIVKQSDIQNGLVTVFCTGSTGGITTIEYESGVINDLKKAIEKIVPSDIPYEHDRRWGDGNGFSHVRAALMKPSLTIPLVEGRLVLGTWQQIVFIDFDNRGRDRNIVVQIMGE; this comes from the coding sequence ATGATTGCCACAGATACGATTTCCTTACAGACAAAAGGCTTCAGTGATATTCTCGATATCAGCGGTCCGGTTACAAAGATCGTTAAACAATCAGATATTCAGAACGGACTGGTTACTGTTTTTTGCACGGGTTCCACGGGAGGCATTACTACTATCGAATATGAATCGGGCGTCATCAACGACCTGAAAAAGGCCATAGAAAAAATAGTGCCCTCCGATATTCCCTATGAACACGACAGAAGATGGGGAGACGGGAATGGGTTCTCCCATGTCAGGGCAGCGCTTATGAAGCCGTCTCTTACAATTCCCCTGGTGGAAGGAAGGCTCGTGTTGGGGACCTGGCAGCAGATTGTCTTTATCGATTTTGACAACCGGGGAAGGGACAGGAATATCGTGGTGCAGATTATGGGGGAATGA
- the pstB gene encoding phosphate ABC transporter ATP-binding protein PstB, with protein MVEEKNIFAMHDFSILYGSFMAVKNVTLNIEANKITAVIGPSGCGKSTLLRSLNRMNDLILTSRVEGTVFFRGVNIYDKDTDVIELRRRVGMVFQKPNPFPNSVYENVAYGPKIRGIKKKRRLDEIIENALVRADLWKEVKDKLNESGLSLSGGQMQRLCIARSLAQEPEVILFDEPTSALDPISTAHIENLLQELQKTVTIVIVTHNMQQAARISNYTAFMYLGELVEFGETDGIFVNPQHKLTEEYITGRFG; from the coding sequence ATGGTAGAAGAAAAAAATATTTTCGCAATGCATGATTTCAGCATCCTTTACGGCAGTTTTATGGCGGTAAAGAACGTTACGCTCAATATCGAGGCGAATAAGATTACTGCGGTGATAGGTCCCTCCGGCTGCGGGAAATCGACACTGCTCAGGTCTCTGAACAGGATGAATGACCTTATCCTGACTTCGAGGGTAGAGGGCACGGTGTTTTTCCGGGGGGTGAATATTTATGATAAGGATACCGATGTGATCGAATTGCGGAGAAGGGTCGGCATGGTCTTTCAGAAGCCCAATCCCTTTCCCAACTCTGTATACGAGAATGTGGCATATGGTCCGAAAATCCGCGGCATAAAAAAGAAAAGACGGCTCGATGAGATCATCGAGAATGCGCTTGTGAGGGCAGACCTGTGGAAAGAGGTAAAGGACAAGCTGAATGAATCAGGGCTCAGCCTTTCCGGAGGCCAGATGCAGCGGCTCTGCATCGCCCGGTCCCTGGCGCAGGAGCCTGAGGTGATCCTCTTCGATGAGCCCACCTCTGCACTTGATCCCATTTCGACTGCGCATATAGAAAATCTGCTCCAGGAACTGCAGAAAACTGTTACCATAGTGATAGTGACACACAACATGCAGCAGGCAGCGAGGATATCGAACTATACCGCATTCATGTATCTGGGAGAACTGGTCGAATTCGGCGAAACGGATGGCATATTTGTGAACCCCCAGCACAAACTCACTGAAGAATACATAACAGGGAGATTCGGATAA
- a CDS encoding phosphorylase, giving the protein MNSHILLARNTLWKSLVEATENALRTGAQLPVPTAWDFIEDGGVRFFVRIIDALQRKHQARQKQHETAAAGNHANPFLPYDKDLFVADISESHVALLNKYNVVHHHLLIITRHFEDQETLLTRADFEALWVCMAEYNGLGFYNGGEAAGASQRHKHLQMIPLPVAPEGPETPIETLFPSARSGEPGSIAAFPFRNAFVWLEPDIVHSPFNAARETHRLYAALLAQTGLAPPDTRYLRTQSAPYCLLISRTWMFLVPRSREFFGTISINSLGFAGALLVRDEDQMEFLKRNGPMNALRSVAIPP; this is encoded by the coding sequence ATGAATTCTCACATTCTTCTCGCGAGGAACACTCTCTGGAAATCGCTTGTGGAGGCAACAGAGAACGCGCTGCGGACCGGCGCACAGTTGCCTGTTCCCACCGCATGGGACTTTATTGAAGATGGAGGGGTGCGGTTCTTCGTACGGATTATTGATGCCCTGCAGAGGAAGCATCAGGCCAGGCAGAAACAGCATGAGACCGCGGCTGCAGGAAATCATGCAAATCCCTTTCTCCCTTACGACAAAGACCTTTTTGTAGCGGATATTTCTGAAAGCCACGTAGCGCTGCTCAATAAATATAATGTTGTGCACCATCACCTTCTGATCATCACGCGGCATTTCGAAGACCAGGAAACGCTCCTGACACGTGCCGATTTTGAGGCACTCTGGGTCTGTATGGCCGAATACAACGGGCTGGGTTTTTATAACGGGGGAGAAGCTGCGGGAGCCAGTCAGCGGCATAAGCACCTCCAGATGATTCCTCTGCCGGTGGCTCCGGAAGGTCCGGAGACTCCCATTGAGACGCTTTTCCCATCAGCACGCTCCGGAGAACCGGGGTCGATCGCCGCGTTTCCATTCAGAAACGCGTTTGTATGGCTCGAACCTGACATCGTTCATTCACCGTTCAATGCAGCCCGCGAGACTCACAGGCTTTATGCTGCGCTGCTCGCACAGACCGGCCTCGCTCCGCCCGATACGAGATATCTGCGCACACAGTCAGCGCCCTACTGTCTCCTGATTTCCCGCACCTGGATGTTCCTCGTGCCGAGATCACGCGAATTTTTCGGGACGATTTCCATCAACTCGCTCGGGTTTGCAGGAGCACTGCTTGTACGTGATGAGGACCAGATGGAGTTCCTGAAAAGAAACGGTCCGATGAACGCGCTCAGGAGCGTGGCGATCCCCCCTTAA
- a CDS encoding phosphate ABC transporter substrate-binding protein: MKKNLTILFTLLFAFAFGGISFAEDLRIDGSTTVLPIAQKAAEVFMKKNPKIRVFVSGSGSGTGIKALIDGTTNIATSSREAKDKEVASGKAKGVTLTGHEVALDGIVPIVHPSMKINDISLEQLRDVYNGKIRSWKQLGGPDRPISVVSRDTSSGTYEVWEEKVLKGDRVRPDALLVASNGQAVQTVAKNRYALGYIGIGYIEKTAKVLKVNGKAASPASVRDGSWPVARPLYMYTNGKPAGIIAKFIDFMLSKEGQKVVNEVKYVSIK; this comes from the coding sequence ATGAAAAAAAATCTGACGATACTATTCACACTTCTCTTCGCATTTGCCTTTGGCGGCATTTCTTTTGCTGAAGACCTGAGGATCGATGGTTCAACGACGGTATTGCCGATCGCCCAGAAGGCGGCAGAGGTATTCATGAAAAAGAACCCGAAGATCAGGGTGTTCGTATCAGGCAGCGGTTCGGGAACCGGCATTAAGGCGCTCATTGACGGAACCACAAATATTGCAACAAGCTCGAGGGAGGCAAAGGACAAGGAAGTAGCCTCCGGCAAAGCAAAGGGAGTAACACTTACCGGACACGAGGTTGCCCTTGACGGCATAGTTCCTATAGTGCATCCCTCCATGAAGATTAATGACATCTCCCTGGAACAGCTTAGGGATGTGTACAACGGAAAAATCAGAAGCTGGAAGCAACTTGGCGGCCCGGACAGACCGATATCTGTGGTCTCAAGAGATACCAGCTCAGGGACATATGAGGTCTGGGAGGAAAAAGTCCTGAAGGGCGACAGGGTAAGACCTGACGCGCTTCTCGTTGCCTCCAACGGACAGGCAGTGCAGACGGTTGCAAAGAACAGATATGCCCTCGGGTATATCGGCATAGGATATATCGAGAAAACGGCAAAAGTTCTCAAGGTCAATGGCAAGGCAGCATCACCGGCAAGTGTGCGTGACGGCTCATGGCCGGTCGCACGGCCGCTCTACATGTATACGAACGGGAAACCCGCCGGTATAATCGCAAAATTCATTGATTTCATGCTCTCAAAAGAAGGGCAGAAGGTGGTCAATGAAGTGAAGTACGTGAGTATCAAGTAA
- a CDS encoding PAS domain S-box protein has product MEKLRILILEDNPNDAELIQYELRRGRLSFAAEKVETRKDFQKALEEFMPDIILADYTLPQFDGLSALAISKERSPDVPVVFVTGTMGEEVAVNALKKGATDYVLKERLSQLVPAVTRALREAIGKAERKRAEELLRESEERYRSLIENAYDMVQSVAPDGRFKYVNSAWRKVTGYTWDELQHITIFDILHPSCIPHCMQDFQRVMSGESLNNVEAVFVAKDGRNIDVRGSVTPRIIGDTIIGSQGIFRDITERKRAEEAIKKNEEKYRNIFQSIQDVYYETDLDGTILEASPSIEAVTRGQYARDDVLGKSILDFYADPKVRNALLKILLEHGKAHDYEITLRNRDGSLIPCSISAMIQRDAEGRPVKVVGSLHDISERKQAEQKLSENREQLKAILDNIPDIAWLKDEESRFIAVNRPFGDACGVSPDELYGKTDLDIWTKELAERYRADDKEVMATRRRKQVEEPLIDKKGNKTWIETIKTPIFNAMGEVIGTTGIARDITERKRSEDELYNNYYTQSAISMMLSLSLEKITLELFLQKTLNTLLSLPWLSSETRGSIHLVEDASEVLVLKAHYNLPAQLIQSCSRVPFGKCLCGMSAQTGEILFADHIDERHEICREEMLPHGHYIVPILYMGKTLGIINLYLNAGHSRNQREEEFLRAVADTLSGVLVRKQAEIQLQESSRKLSTLINNLPGIVYRCANDPQWTMEYLSEGVFDLTGYPAEEFIGNRVRTFASLIDPEDRQKIAESVRKALHEKKPYTLEYRITTASGSQKWVWGRGSGVFAGDALQALEGIITDVTERKTMEDRIEYLAYYDSLTGLPNRNLFLDRLTQGIARAEYSRRLVAVLMIDIDRFKSINDTYGLDTGDAVLRETGVRFQESVREGDTVARLGNDDFGILLIDIAQPEDIIIVVEKIMRNASHPILHNGNELVITLCVGISVYPDDGEDASFLVKNADLAFVKAKQQGRKNYQFYTEGMDVKASEFVLMEKNLFSAMKNEEFILHYQPYWDISTKKITGMEALLRWQSPESGLVSPGKFIPVLEDTRMIIEVGEWILRTAIRQVKEWQDRGRSIVPVSVNLSLIQFRQKDLSQMIEKIIRASGFYPSLLTLEITESAFMQDIDFTFSVLENLKRIGVSVSIDDFGTGYSSLAHLKRFPIDNLKIDMSFIREMTIDPDTASIIMAIISMAHTLQLKTIAEGIETEEQWKFLRLLRCDMGQGFYFSRPLPAEEAEKLLT; this is encoded by the coding sequence ATGGAAAAACTCCGCATACTCATTCTTGAAGACAATCCCAACGATGCTGAACTGATACAGTACGAACTGCGCAGGGGGAGACTGTCATTTGCTGCGGAGAAAGTTGAAACACGGAAAGACTTTCAAAAAGCTCTGGAAGAGTTCATGCCGGATATAATCCTCGCTGATTATACCCTTCCTCAGTTCGATGGACTGTCCGCCCTCGCAATCTCCAAGGAACGCTCACCGGATGTGCCGGTTGTTTTTGTGACCGGCACCATGGGCGAAGAAGTGGCAGTTAATGCATTAAAAAAGGGGGCCACAGATTATGTACTCAAGGAACGTCTGTCACAGCTTGTGCCTGCGGTAACCCGCGCGTTGCGCGAAGCCATCGGGAAAGCCGAAAGAAAACGGGCGGAAGAACTCCTCCGTGAATCGGAGGAGCGCTATCGCTCATTGATCGAAAATGCCTATGACATGGTGCAAAGCGTTGCCCCGGATGGCCGGTTCAAGTATGTAAATTCAGCATGGCGAAAGGTTACAGGGTATACATGGGACGAACTGCAGCACATTACCATCTTTGATATTCTGCATCCGAGTTGCATTCCCCATTGCATGCAGGACTTTCAGAGGGTAATGTCAGGAGAATCCCTGAACAATGTCGAAGCCGTCTTTGTTGCAAAAGACGGGCGGAACATCGACGTCAGGGGAAGCGTAACCCCGCGAATTATCGGCGATACGATAATTGGCTCCCAGGGGATATTTCGTGATATCACCGAACGGAAGCGTGCCGAAGAAGCAATAAAGAAGAATGAGGAAAAATACCGGAATATCTTCCAGAGCATACAGGATGTATATTATGAAACAGACCTGGACGGCACAATACTGGAAGCCAGTCCTTCAATCGAGGCAGTTACAAGAGGACAATATGCGCGGGATGATGTGCTCGGGAAGTCAATACTCGATTTTTATGCAGACCCGAAGGTGAGAAATGCCCTTCTCAAGATTTTGTTGGAACATGGGAAGGCACATGATTACGAAATAACTCTCAGAAACCGTGACGGTTCTCTGATCCCGTGTTCAATTTCTGCAATGATACAACGCGATGCTGAGGGAAGGCCGGTAAAGGTTGTGGGCAGTCTGCACGATATTTCCGAGCGCAAGCAGGCCGAACAAAAGCTGTCTGAAAACAGGGAACAATTGAAGGCAATTCTGGACAATATCCCTGATATCGCCTGGCTGAAAGATGAGGAAAGCAGGTTTATTGCGGTGAACAGACCTTTCGGCGATGCATGCGGAGTAAGCCCTGACGAACTGTACGGTAAAACGGATCTGGATATCTGGACAAAGGAACTTGCCGAACGGTACAGAGCCGACGATAAGGAGGTCATGGCAACACGGAGACGGAAACAGGTCGAAGAGCCGCTGATCGACAAAAAGGGCAACAAGACGTGGATAGAGACGATTAAAACGCCTATTTTCAATGCGATGGGTGAAGTGATCGGCACGACCGGAATTGCCCGCGACATCACGGAACGCAAACGATCAGAAGATGAACTTTATAACAATTACTATACTCAGTCAGCGATCAGCATGATGCTCAGTTTATCGCTCGAAAAAATTACGCTCGAACTGTTCCTGCAAAAAACCCTCAACACGCTGCTTTCGCTTCCATGGCTTTCGTCAGAAACACGCGGCAGCATCCATCTTGTTGAAGATGCCTCTGAGGTGCTTGTGCTGAAAGCCCACTATAACCTCCCTGCACAGCTCATTCAATCATGCTCTCGCGTGCCTTTCGGCAAATGCCTTTGCGGAATGTCTGCACAGACCGGGGAAATCCTCTTTGCCGACCATATTGACGAGCGCCATGAAATCTGCCGGGAGGAAATGCTGCCGCACGGTCATTATATTGTTCCTATCCTGTACATGGGAAAAACATTGGGGATAATAAACCTGTATCTGAATGCAGGCCATAGCAGAAACCAGAGAGAAGAAGAATTCCTGCGTGCCGTTGCCGACACCCTTTCCGGTGTTCTTGTCCGGAAACAGGCGGAAATACAGTTGCAGGAAAGCAGCAGGAAGCTCAGCACGCTAATCAATAACCTTCCGGGGATCGTTTACCGCTGCGCAAACGATCCCCAGTGGACAATGGAATATCTGAGCGAGGGGGTTTTTGATCTGACCGGATATCCAGCCGAAGAGTTCATCGGCAATCGCGTCAGAACATTCGCGTCCCTTATTGATCCGGAAGATCGTCAGAAAATTGCCGAATCAGTCCGGAAGGCCCTGCATGAGAAAAAGCCCTATACTCTTGAGTACAGGATTACCACCGCATCAGGCAGCCAGAAATGGGTCTGGGGAAGAGGTTCCGGGGTATTTGCCGGAGATGCCCTGCAGGCACTCGAAGGGATTATCACTGATGTAACCGAGCGAAAAACAATGGAAGACAGAATTGAATACCTCGCGTACTATGACAGCCTGACAGGACTTCCGAACAGAAACCTTTTTCTTGACAGGCTGACACAGGGGATCGCAAGGGCTGAATACAGCAGGAGGCTTGTTGCAGTCCTCATGATCGATATCGACAGGTTTAAATCCATAAATGATACCTATGGCCTTGATACCGGGGATGCGGTATTGAGAGAGACGGGGGTACGGTTTCAGGAATCTGTCCGCGAGGGAGACACCGTTGCACGTCTCGGAAATGACGATTTCGGGATTTTGCTGATCGATATTGCCCAGCCTGAAGATATTATCATCGTTGTCGAAAAAATCATGAGAAACGCCTCTCACCCCATCCTTCACAACGGGAATGAACTTGTGATCACACTCTGTGTCGGGATATCGGTATATCCCGATGACGGAGAAGACGCTTCCTTCCTCGTAAAAAATGCGGACCTCGCCTTTGTAAAGGCAAAACAGCAGGGAAGGAAGAACTATCAGTTTTACACTGAAGGCATGGATGTGAAGGCATCAGAGTTCGTGCTCATGGAAAAGAACCTCTTCAGTGCAATGAAAAATGAAGAGTTCATCCTGCATTATCAGCCATACTGGGATATCAGCACAAAAAAGATTACCGGCATGGAAGCCCTGTTGCGCTGGCAAAGTCCGGAATCAGGACTGGTATCTCCCGGAAAATTTATCCCGGTTCTTGAAGACACGCGAATGATCATCGAGGTCGGCGAATGGATTCTCAGAACAGCGATCAGGCAGGTGAAGGAATGGCAGGACAGGGGTCGTTCCATTGTTCCTGTATCGGTAAATCTCTCGCTGATTCAATTCAGACAGAAAGACCTGTCTCAGATGATAGAGAAGATAATCAGGGCATCAGGCTTTTATCCTTCGCTTCTCACCCTGGAAATAACCGAGAGCGCCTTCATGCAGGATATAGACTTCACCTTTTCAGTGCTTGAAAATCTCAAGAGAATCGGGGTTTCTGTCTCGATTGACGACTTTGGCACAGGGTATTCATCGCTGGCGCACCTGAAAAGATTCCCGATCGACAATCTGAAGATCGATATGTCCTTCATACGGGAAATGACCATAGACCCCGATACCGCATCGATCATCATGGCCATCATTTCGATGGCACATACGCTGCAGCTGAAGACCATTGCTGAAGGCATCGAAACAGAGGAGCAATGGAAATTCCTGCGGCTTCTCAGATGCGACATGGGACAGGGGTTTTATTTCAGCAGACCTCTTCCTGCAGAAGAAGCAGAGAAACTCCTCACATAG
- the pstA gene encoding phosphate ABC transporter permease PstA, giving the protein MSRITSPVRKPFSEVRKKRFNLKQEFFLSLIRMFGFSGALTLFVILFFVAYNGIAVLNWDFITLPPVDAMTKGGIMPVIVGTILLTLFCMLLVIPVGVITAIFLAEYSKPGMLLKTIMMSIYTLAGVPSVVFGLFGLAVFVVAFNFGMSLIAGSLTLAIMVLPYIISTAEEAIKAVPYSFREASLACGATKWQTIRKVVLPTAMPGILTGAILGTAKVSGETAPIMFTAAAFFTPGIPRSLFEPVMALPYHIYVLATAGTHIEETRPIQYGTALTLIILVLGMNLLGIILRSRQRKKRAW; this is encoded by the coding sequence ATGAGCCGGATTACATCCCCTGTGCGTAAACCATTTTCAGAAGTGAGAAAAAAACGGTTTAATCTGAAACAGGAGTTTTTCCTCTCGCTCATAAGGATGTTCGGTTTTTCCGGGGCCCTCACGCTGTTTGTCATCCTTTTTTTTGTTGCATACAATGGCATTGCTGTCCTGAACTGGGATTTCATTACCCTGCCGCCTGTTGATGCGATGACAAAGGGGGGGATCATGCCGGTCATTGTCGGAACAATCCTGCTGACATTGTTCTGCATGCTTCTGGTCATTCCGGTCGGGGTGATTACGGCCATTTTCCTTGCGGAATATTCAAAACCCGGTATGCTTCTCAAGACCATCATGATGTCCATTTATACCCTTGCCGGTGTTCCGTCGGTCGTTTTCGGCCTCTTCGGGCTGGCGGTTTTTGTTGTTGCATTTAATTTCGGAATGAGTCTGATCGCAGGGTCGCTGACCCTTGCAATTATGGTATTGCCCTATATCATATCGACGGCTGAAGAAGCGATTAAGGCGGTTCCTTACAGCTTCAGGGAAGCGTCTCTGGCATGCGGCGCCACGAAATGGCAGACGATACGGAAGGTCGTCCTGCCCACCGCGATGCCGGGAATCCTGACCGGCGCAATCCTCGGCACCGCGAAGGTTTCGGGAGAAACCGCTCCGATCATGTTCACTGCGGCAGCGTTCTTTACCCCCGGGATACCGAGATCGCTGTTCGAGCCTGTGATGGCATTGCCCTATCACATTTATGTGCTTGCAACCGCAGGCACCCATATAGAGGAGACAAGACCGATCCAGTACGGAACTGCGCTGACGCTTATCATCCTTGTACTTGGCATGAACCTTTTGGGCATAATACTTCGGTCGAGACAGCGAAAGAAGAGGGCATGGTAG